The DNA sequence AACGCAATCATCTCCCACGAACTCCACGCCGCGAAGCATCTGGCCGCGGGGGCATCACTTGCCCGAGTACAGCGCGCCATCGCGCTCAACGCCTATTTTTTTCACCACTTTGGCCGCGGCTATTCGGGCTACAACTACGAAGTGCCCGGGCAAATGCAGGGGCGCGTTCGTCGCCTGCAGATCCTCGGCGACAAGAAGGCGAACGGCACGACGCGGTTGCTGCGCAGCGATCCCCAGTTCCCACAGCGGCTGCGTGAGCATTTGGGCGTACCCGTGCGCTGGATGCACGTGATCCGCAACCCCTTCGACAACATCACGACCAAGGCGCGGCGCACGCGCACCAGTCTGCGCTTTGCGGCCAACGTTTATTTTCGACACGTCGAAGCCGTCGTCGCGCTCAGGCGTACGGAGGGCGAACGTGTGATCGACGTCTACCTCGACGATCTGACGAAAGACCCGCGCGGTGTGCTGGGCTCGCTAGTCGAAACTCTGGGACTTACGGACACTCCCCCGGACTACCTCGATGCATGTGCAGAACGGGTCTTTGCCAAGTCGCGGAAAACCAGCTCCGCCAATGAATGGTCGAGCGATCTGCTGCGGGACGTTCGTGCGCGCATACGCGACTGCGAGTTCCTGGCGCGTTTCGCGGATGAGCCGATAGCAAAATGAGCCCGCTCGCTGAGTCTCAGCAGCGAACGGAACGGCCGCGCTACGGCATCTATTTGAGCGCCCGCAACATGGGCAGCCGGGAACGACTTTTGCTGGCCGTTGCACGGGCTCTGGTCGCGCGCGGAGGCCAGGTGGACATCCTGGCTGCGGGGGCCGAAACGACCCTGCGCGACGCACTCGCCGCCGATCCAATGCCCAATTTGCGACTGATCGATCTGGCTCCGCGCGGATGGCCCGCACCTCACAAGCTGCGCGTTGCACTGACGATTCCTCGCCTCGCGCGCTGGATCGATGAGTGCCGGCCAGCGGTCCTGCTCGGAACCTCGGTGCCCCCCAATCTCGCTTGTATCGCCGCCACGCGTTGGGCGCAGCACAGTCCACAGGTCGTGCTGCGCCAGAGCAACACGCTGCGGATCGACCATCACGCTCGCTACGGCGGACTGCGTCGTCGACCGCGCGATCTTCTCGTGCCGCGGTTCTACTCCCGCGCGCAGGTGATCATCGCAGTGGCAAGTGAAGTCGCAGACAATCTTTCTACGCTGGGAATCGAAACCCCCATCGAGGTCATTCCGAACGCGGTCGAAATTGCCTTCGCGGCGCAACGCGCTCGCGAGGAGCCGGATCACCCATGGCTCGCGGAACGCGACCGACCCACTTTGATTCAAATCGGACGACTCGTGGCAAAAAAGGATCAACTCACGCTGCTCGACGCATTCGCCAAGGTCGTGCGCGATCGGCCAGCTCGGTTGCTGGTCTACGGAGAGGGCCCGATGCGTCGCACCCTCGAACACCGGATCGCAGCGCTCGGTATTGGAGAGCACGTCGCCCTCCCCGGCTTTACGCCGAACCCCTTCGCCGCCATCGCACGAGCCGACCTCTTCGTGCTTTCATCGATTTCCGAGGGCATGCCGAGCGCGCTGATCGAGGCCCTCGCCTGCGGAACCCCAGCGATCAGCACTGATTGCCCAAGTGGCCCCGCCGAAATCCTGCAAGGCGGCAAGATCGGCCGCCTGGTTGAAGTCGGAAACGCCGAGGCATTGGCCCAGGCGATGCTCGATACCCTCGACGCGCCGCCGGAGGCTGACACACTGCGGAGACGGGCGGCGGATTTTGGTTTTGATCAGATTGTGCAGCGGTATGTGGGCGTGTTGGAATAACTGATCGAACTATTCATACCAGGCGAGGACCGATTCCACGCGCTCCTCAGTCAGTCCGCAGAGTTCTTCGAAGCCCTGGTCAGTCAGACCGATCCGCTCGCGCGACGCCGCATGATGCGAGATCTCCTCTTCTGACGTGTCCAGACCGAAACCGATCGCCTTTGCCACCGCGTCGGCCACGCAGACGGTGTCACACAGCAGCCGCTCCTTGGGTTCCACCACTTCCTCGGGATTGTGATGAAAGGCAATCCCTATGGCGATGACCTCGTGTAGCGCCCAACGCTGTGCGATGAGCTGGCCCAGCTCACCGTGATGCACTCCGAGGATCTCGATTTCCGCGCGCCGTTCATCGAGGCCTCCCTTGCCCCGCGATCTTGCGAGGAGGGTGAGCAGCTCCGGCTCCAGATGCGGACTGAGAACCAGCCTACCGATGTCGTGGAGAAGCGCAGCCGTGAACGCCTCGGGGGGATCGTCTCCGTGCACAA is a window from the Myxococcales bacterium genome containing:
- a CDS encoding glycosyltransferase — its product is MSPLAESQQRTERPRYGIYLSARNMGSRERLLLAVARALVARGGQVDILAAGAETTLRDALAADPMPNLRLIDLAPRGWPAPHKLRVALTIPRLARWIDECRPAVLLGTSVPPNLACIAATRWAQHSPQVVLRQSNTLRIDHHARYGGLRRRPRDLLVPRFYSRAQVIIAVASEVADNLSTLGIETPIEVIPNAVEIAFAAQRAREEPDHPWLAERDRPTLIQIGRLVAKKDQLTLLDAFAKVVRDRPARLLVYGEGPMRRTLEHRIAALGIGEHVALPGFTPNPFAAIARADLFVLSSISEGMPSALIEALACGTPAISTDCPSGPAEILQGGKIGRLVEVGNAEALAQAMLDTLDAPPEADTLRRRAADFGFDQIVQRYVGVLE